A single window of Nyctibius grandis isolate bNycGra1 chromosome 16, bNycGra1.pri, whole genome shotgun sequence DNA harbors:
- the IER5L gene encoding immediate early response gene 5-like protein, producing the protein MLRGRRRMECTLDAQSLISISLRKIHSSRTQRGGIKLHKNLLVSYVLRNARQLYLSERYAELYRRQQHYPDGAPLLAMPACPPPAAAPPELAVLPLPADTQDREARSCAAARGGAELLEVPVCAAPPELQRAPCRDSSPGFYRAAGSAGPGGGGGGGSSAPPGLLYAAGCDFGSGGAPHCSSRTTVLDLDTHVVTTVENGYLHQDCCSQCPCCCQPAPGLASPPPTPGTKRKYYPGQEEEEEEEGVEEGEPGGGGGVAGGPPFAPCTKRARFEEYSAEHPQDSSNISNLISIFGSGFTGLVSRQQADSEQPLNGQLCSKQALASLGAWTRAIVAF; encoded by the coding sequence ATGCTGAGGGGCCGGAGGAGGATGGAGTGCACCCTCGATGCGCAGAGTTTGATCAGTATTTCCCTGCGGAAGATCCACAGCTCCCGCACGCAGCGAGGCGGCATCAAGCTCCACAAGAACCTGCTCGTCTCCTATGTGCTCCGCAACGCCCGGCAGCTCTACCTGAGCGAGCGCTACGCCGAGCTCTACCGCCGCCAGCAGCACTACCCCGACGGCGCCCCGCTCCTCGCCATGCCCgcctgcccgccgcccgccgccgccccgccggagCTGGCGGTGCTCCCGCTGCCCGCCGACACGCAGGACCGCGAAGCGCGGAGCtgcgcggcggcgcgggggggtgcggagctgctggaggtgccGGTGTGCGCGGCTCCCCCGGAGCTGCAGCGAGCGCCCTGCAGAGACTCGTCCCCGGGCTTCTACCGGGCCGCCGGCAGCGCCGGTCCCggtggtggtggcggcggcggcagcagcgcgCCCCCGGGGCTGCTCTACGCCGCCGGCTGTGACTTCGGGAGCGGCGGGGCACCGCACTGTAGCAGCCGCACCACGGTGCTGGATTTGGACACTCACGTCGTGACCACGGTGGAGAACGGGTACTTGCACCAGGACTGCTGTTCGCAgtgcccctgctgctgccagccggCACCGGGGCTCGCCTCCCCGCCGCCCACGCCGGGCACCAAGCGCAAGTATTAcccggggcaggaggaggaggaggaagaggagggggtggaggaaggggagccggggggaggcggcggggtgGCGGGCGGCCCCCCCTTTGCCCCGTGCACCAAACGCGCTCGTTTCGAGGAGTACAGCGCCGAGCACCCCCAGGACTCTTCCAACATCTCCAACTTGATCTCCATCTTCGGCTCCGGTTTCACGGGGCTGGTGAGCCGGCAGCAGGCGGACTCGGAGCAGCCCCTCAACGGGCAGCTGTGCAGCAAGCAGGCGCTGGCGAGCCTGGGAGCCTGGACTCGGGCCATCGTCGCGTTTTAG
- the PTPA gene encoding serine/threonine-protein phosphatase 2A activator: MAESERRAGNSEEVAPPLQQNFMIPKKEINVVSDMAKWKRSQAYADYMGFILTLNEGVRGKKLTCEYKVSEPIEKLVALLNTLDRWIDETPPVDQPSRFGNKAFRTWYAKLDQEAEKLVATVIPKHLADAAPEVAVYLKESVGNSTRIDYGTGHEAAFAAFLCCLCKIGVLRVDDQMAIVFKVFNRYLEVMRKLQKTYRMEPAGSQGVWGLDDFQFLPFIWGSSQLIDHPNLEPRHFVDEKVVNENHKDFMFLECILFITEMKTGPFAEHSNQLWNISAVPSWSKVNQGLIRMYKAECLEKFPVIQHFKFGSLLPIQPVTS; the protein is encoded by the exons ATGGCAGAGAGCGAGCGGCGGGCAG GCAACTCCGAGGAGGTGgctcctcccctccagcagaaCTTCATGATCCCCAAAAAGGAGATAAACGTGGTTTCCGACATGGCCAAGTGGAAGCGCTCTCAG GCATACGCAGATTACATGGGCTTCATCCTCACGCTGAATGAAGGTGTCAGGGGCAAGAAGCTGACCTGCGAATACAAAGTTTCAGAG CCCATTGAAAAGCTGGTGGCTCTTCTGAACACCCTTGACAGATGGATCGATGAAACCCCGCCAGTGGATCAACCTTCTCGCTTTGGGAACAAAGCCTTCAGGACCTGGTACGCCAAACTAGACCAG GAAGCAGAAAAGTTGGTGGCAACAGTGATCCCCAAGCATTTGGCTGACGCTGCCCCAGAAGTGGCCGTGTACCTGAAGGAATCCGTGGGGAACTCCACCCGCATCGACTATGGCACAG GGCACGAAGCTGCATTTGCAGcctttctctgctgcctctgcaaaATCGGCGTGCTCAGAGTGGATGACCAGATGGCCATCGTCTTTAAAGTATTTAACAG GTACCTAGAAGTGATGCGAAAACTTCAGAAGACCTACAGGATGGAAcctgctggcagccagggcGTGTGGGGCTTGGATGACTTCCAATTTCTGCCTTTCATATGGGGCAGTTCCCAGCTGATAG ACCATCCGAATCTGGAGCCTCGACACTTTGTTGATGAGAAGGTGGTAAACGAAAACCATAAGGACTTCATGTTCCTGGAGTGCATCCTCTTCATTACAGAG ATGAAGACGGGCCCCTTTGCCGAGCACTCCAACCAGCTCTGGAACATCAGCGCCGTGCCCTCCTGGTCCAAGGTCAACCAGGGCCTCATCCGCATGTACAAGGCAGAG TGCCTGGAGAAGTTTCCTGTGATCCAGCACTTTAAGTTCGGCAGCCTGCTCCCCATCCAGCCTGTGACGTCCTAA